The following nucleotide sequence is from Bacteroidota bacterium.
TCAAAACTAATAGAATCAACGGCTTTTTGTTCGCCATATAATTTTGTAAGCCCGGATACTACAACACTCATTTTTTTGTGGGTTTGTTTACCTGTAAGAGGCAAGCTGCTGTTTTACAATGCGGGCAATGTATTTGCCAATGATATCGAACTCTAGGTTTACCAGGCTGCCGGGTTTTAACTGATGAAAGTTGGTAAACTCATAAGTATAAGGAATAATAGCAACCTGAAACGATTTTTCTTTCGAATTCACTACAGTCAGGCTTACTCCGTTTACAGTCACGGATCCTTTCTCAACGGTTAAATAATCTTCCTGTAAGGGTTCGTATTCGAAGGTATAGTACCAACTTCCATTTGCTTCTTCTACCTTGGTGCACACAGCAGTCTGGTCAACATGACCCTGCACAATGTGGCCGTCCAGCCTGCCATCGAGTTTGGCGCTACGTTCGAGGTTTACTTTGTTGCCCACCACCAGCTGGCCGAGGTTCGATTTTAACAGAGTTTCTTTGATGGCAGTTACTGTATAGGTATTTCCTTCTTTCGAAACTACGGTAAGACATACCCCATTATGCGAAATGCTCTGGTCGATTTTAAGATCGTTAACAAAAGAGCAGGACAGGCTCAGGTGCAGGTTTTCTTTTTCTTTTTTCAGCCCCACCACAAGGGCAGCTTCTTCGACAATACCGGTAAACATAAATTGATTATTTTTGGAAGCGAAGGTATTAATTTGAATTGAGATTTCATGGACATACCTTTCTAAATCAAATCAGGTCGTATTTTAGTTTAGGTGGCTTAGATCAGGAAATAAAGATAAAGTTCCAGAGCAAAATGATAGATAAAATTCAACAAGCAGTATCTTTCTTAAAGAACCGGGGTATTGATGCACCTGAAACGGGAATAATTCTCGGCACTGGCCTAGGTCAAATGGTCAACGAAATTAAAGTCGAATGTATTATTTCTTATGAAGATATCCCGCATTTCCCGGTTTCGACAGTCGAATCGCATCATGGAAAGTTAATTTATGGCAAAATTGGCAACCGCAGGGTGATTGCAATGCAGGGCAGATTCCATTATTACGAGGGCTACTCGCTGGCTGAGGTTACCTTTCCGGTAAGGGTGATGAAATACCTTGGTATAAGGCAGCTTTTACTTTCCAATGCTGCCGGGGCATTGAATCCAAAGTTTAAAAAGGGC
It contains:
- a CDS encoding riboflavin synthase; translation: MFTGIVEEAALVVGLKKEKENLHLSLSCSFVNDLKIDQSISHNGVCLTVVSKEGNTYTVTAIKETLLKSNLGQLVVGNKVNLERSAKLDGRLDGHIVQGHVDQTAVCTKVEEANGSWYYTFEYEPLQEDYLTVEKGSVTVNGVSLTVVNSKEKSFQVAIIPYTYEFTNFHQLKPGSLVNLEFDIIGKYIARIVKQQLASYR